CGATCCCGCGAAGCCCGCTTCAACGGCGAGGGGGGCCGGGTCACCCGCTGGCCCCTTACAGACCTCACGCGCGACAGCCTCGGAGAGCAGCAGATCGCGCGCAGGGTCGAGCAGCAAGTCCAGCGGCCCTGATTTCGCCAGCACAATGAGCCAAGCATTCAGCACCAGGTCTCACGCGCCATGGCGGCTCACGCCCGCCGCCTCGCGTAACTCCTCCAATGTGTCCTGAAACGGTGCGACGACGTAACGCCCGAGCACATCGATGAATTCACTACGCGACAGACCAGAGACCTGGGCCGCGCGGCCTTGGTTCACGATTCCCATTTCGTACCAGTTCACGGCGGCGGCAATACGCAGCTCGCGGGTGAATTCTGCGGGGTCCCTGTGGAGGCGAGCGAGCGCGCCGTCCTCAACTTCGAATGCGATATGAGCCATGATCCTCTCCTCGAAAAAACCGAAACGTATAACTCCCTAGTCCTGTAGGCCGGGTTGAGGAACGAAACCCAGCACATGGCGTGGACATGCCCGGATTCGCTCGCCTCAC
The genomic region above belongs to Pseudomonadota bacterium and contains:
- a CDS encoding UPF0175 family protein, whose protein sequence is MAHIAFEVEDGALARLHRDPAEFTRELRIAAAVNWYEMGIVNQGRAAQVSGLSRSEFIDVLGRYVVAPFQDTLEELREAAGVSRHGA